A stretch of DNA from Anopheles ziemanni chromosome 3, idAnoZiCoDA_A2_x.2, whole genome shotgun sequence:
ATCAGATCGAGAAGATCTCCTGCCTGGACGGACTGAAGAGCCTtaccgtgctgctgctggggaaAAACCGAATAACTGACATTGGGGGGCTCGTGTCACTGAAGAGCACACTCCGGGTGCTCGATCTTCATGGTAACAAAATTAGCAACATCACCGGCAAGATCAACCAGCTGCAGGAGCTAAAGTCGCTTAACCTCGCCGGGAATGCGCTGCGTCAGATACAGATGCAGGACTTCGCGGGGTTGTTCAGCCTGAAGGAGCTCAACCTGAAGCGCAACCGCATCAAAAAGATGGGTGGCTTCGACGACCTGCACAACCTCGAGCGACTCTGGCTGTGCCACAACGATCTGCAGTGCGTCGAGGATATGTCGGCGATCGCGAAAGCGATCAACCTGAAGGAGGTGACGATCGAAAACAATCCCGTGTCGTTGGCCGGAGACTGTGTGTCGTTCTTGGTAAGCTACCTCCCCGGGTTGGTGTCACTCAGCCAGATGCAAATCACCGAGCAGGTGCGCCGGGCAGCGTCCGCTTGGCGCAAAAACAAGGAGCTTTCCGATAGTAAGTACTCCAACCTGACGTCGGACGTGTGCCAGAGCATCAGGCGGGAGGAAATCATCTCGAACGCACGCACCAACTGGGAGCTGCTCCGATCGCAACAATCCACGGTGATCGCACGTGGTGCCCAACGGCTCGGAACCACCAATGGGACGACGGGAAAGGACGGCCTGGAGTTGGATATTGCTGGAACCGTACCATCGGAACATGGCACACCACCGGCGGGTGGAAAACTATCACGAAAGGTAAATACCTCCGGCGTCGTAAACGGAGCAAGTCAAACAAACGGCAGCAGACCACCGAAAGCTACCAACGGGAGGAAAACGGCCACACGGAAACTGGTGCGATCTTCATCGCAGGACAATTCCGGTTCGCAGCTTTCCGAGCAGGGTGGTGAGGAGTACTTCCGGCTACCACCGATCCTTGCACCTTTTCTAGATCAATCCACGTCCACTAAGGCGGAGAGTGAATGCACGCTGACGTCCGGGGTTGGGGCACAGGCCGACTCGAGCGTATCGAGTGGTTTCAGTTCCGACAACGAGGAACAACTCAACCCAAAGGATTTGGATAAGGAgctggaaaaggaaacaactcTAGTGGCGTGTAGTGCAAGTTCGACGCCGGAAAAAGAACCTGAAACTCCCTCGTTTCCGGTGGTGGAGCTAACGGAGGAGGAACCGATTACGAAAAACATTGCAGTCTCCAGTCCAAGCGAAACTCCAGCAAAGGAACCAGCTCCGCCGAATGTTGAAGAATCGACGTTGAAGCTCCCCCCGCCAATGCCCCCAGATGACCGACCACCGGAGGTTCTCCCAGAAGTGGTCAACCTTGAAAAGCTGTCGACCCTTTCCACGATCTCCACCAAGAGCGGATCGGAATCAGTGATCACAAATGCGTCCTCAAACTCTGACTCTACCGGATCTACGACGGACTCGACGGGTAGCGGTCCGGGTAGTGGAACGAATGGCAGCGGAGGACCGATTGGAACCAGCGGAAGATCGCACAAAGCAAAACTGAACGCGTCAAACAAGCGATATGGCACGGGAACATTAGCCCGAACACAGACGGCCCGTAACGCGACGGTCATGCCTGGGCACGTCACAAGCCTAGCGAATTCATCCAACCTTGCTAACTCCGGTGGTACAGGGAACCCTTCGACCTCGGGGGCCAATTCCAACGGTGCATACTCCGGGATTCCGAGTAGCAACTACGGTCCACCGATGCCTTCCGGTGGTGGAAAGTCGGGCAAGTCCGGTGAACGGGAACGAGAACAGGGTGGTGATTACCTGATAGAAATCTGTGGCCGCTACCTGAACGTGTACGGGCTTGGGGCGCTCCGGTTCATCGACAAGCAGTGGAACATGCAAAAGGCGTGCGATGTCCATACGGTGAAGTTTAGCTACATCAACTTCAACAGCATCACGGCGATCCTGTGCCGGATCAAGGTGCGGTTTGTGAACGCGGAGAACTTTATCTTCCGCGAGACCAACATCACCTGCCTCGGGCAGATAAACGCGCTCGCCGAAAGCCAAGGCATCGCGTCGCTCACGATCGATCCGGAGGGTAACCCGCTGGCGACGAAACCGTGGCGTAGCTACGCCATCTATCGCCTCTCGCACTGGGGCCTGAAGCAGGTGAACGCCATCGAGGTGACGGCGGAGGAGGTCCAGACCGCCGAGGCGACGTACGCCGGGCTGTCCGATCTGGTGCTATGGTCCCTCCCGGAGGGACTCCTGCAGCCACTTCTGCAGCGGTTGCGTCTCGAGGAAACGGCGCACGCTTCCAAGATGACGGCCAAGGAGTGGCTGATGCAGGCCGACCCA
This window harbors:
- the LOC131288410 gene encoding uncharacterized protein LOC131288410, with amino-acid sequence MSTPKIRGKSAIHINDSIIGTGAGTGGGVAGGGGCVAGTAQHNALLKIESVVPKLTSRGTNAVVLAAGHSSRLRTFHRSHSTLSSSYLKKVSAAAAISDHHRQQRIFAPRPEAIAERVLPTAGCYEPSPVDAATQHTETPPLVDSTLIVQNGVSSIRRSQKDREKHPDRVNLDRKGLSSIPIIEEEPNLRLLSLQHNLINSFHIPPDADPNNNLQPTAPNHAGSPTGSHCVVNGGELRPSAAVYNGSSPPTPTKPSPTGTPTNGPTVTSVTTTHNGSYVPSTISAASGKSVKQFLRQKSTSRGQLLMGQNLGTLGTGGPGSGPSASFIQSKMTIGSKQTVSQVTQALPGMPGSSVPLTVSPHLQKPSTHGSPNAPIAITAQQKSLLKKSNSFIGGPSMFLTGGGAGQPPTASGGTNGLLKMRAGKLLLVPSFSIDNLSNISEIAPGEQDCCNGHSSSNGSAGNSGKTTPTNGHAPMGTTTPIAPEGVATACAMLGTRYNLGNLVFLDLYDNQIEKISCLDGLKSLTVLLLGKNRITDIGGLVSLKSTLRVLDLHGNKISNITGKINQLQELKSLNLAGNALRQIQMQDFAGLFSLKELNLKRNRIKKMGGFDDLHNLERLWLCHNDLQCVEDMSAIAKAINLKEVTIENNPVSLAGDCVSFLVSYLPGLVSLSQMQITEQVRRAASAWRKNKELSDSKYSNLTSDVCQSIRREEIISNARTNWELLRSQQSTVIARGAQRLGTTNGTTGKDGLELDIAGTVPSEHGTPPAGGKLSRKVNTSGVVNGASQTNGSRPPKATNGRKTATRKLVRSSSQDNSGSQLSEQGGEEYFRLPPILAPFLDQSTSTKAESECTLTSGVGAQADSSVSSGFSSDNEEQLNPKDLDKELEKETTLVACSASSTPEKEPETPSFPVVELTEEEPITKNIAVSSPSETPAKEPAPPNVEESTLKLPPPMPPDDRPPEVLPEVVNLEKLSTLSTISTKSGSESVITNASSNSDSTGSTTDSTGSGPGSGTNGSGGPIGTSGRSHKAKLNASNKRYGTGTLARTQTARNATVMPGHVTSLANSSNLANSGGTGNPSTSGANSNGAYSGIPSSNYGPPMPSGGGKSGKSGEREREQGGDYLIEICGRYLNVYGLGALRFIDKQWNMQKACDVHTVKFSYINFNSITAILCRIKVRFVNAENFIFRETNITCLGQINALAESQGIASLTIDPEGNPLATKPWRSYAIYRLSHWGLKQVNAIEVTAEEVQTAEATYAGLSDLVLWSLPEGLLQPLLQRLRLEETAHASKMTAKEWLMQADPSLKNIVGKEALQWKKHSTTQDDTVMRAKGKAYFGKMLENTCNAVEKLQRLETMWPSLLLEMIRNTLIDYSQIDVYVKGMLVELLK